A window from Salvia miltiorrhiza cultivar Shanhuang (shh) chromosome 2, IMPLAD_Smil_shh, whole genome shotgun sequence encodes these proteins:
- the LOC131008459 gene encoding uncharacterized protein LOC131008459 translates to MKPEVANTMKWIHIGAIQLVIKSALYPGTDTPIDIAICDKRITNAKDSVLGAFAGNLYAKQIIAELYPQIAYNLQDAAFSRTLTLYQDYKRKELMTGGNRPYSITYQVSYALSNSHHTNLFLGKDFIEIPEICKEVAKAIGPDHVEIPRLREIDIDIGDKHVLKYEESL, encoded by the coding sequence atgaagccagaagtcgctaatacgatgaaatggattcatatagGGGCAATTCAGTTGGTGATCAAATCTGCTCTTTATCCAGGAACAGATACACCAATCGACATTGCTATTTGTGATAAGAGAATCACAAATGCAAAGGATTCAGTATTGGGAGCCTTTGCAGGCAACCTTTATGCCAAACAGATTATAGCCGAGTTAtatccacagatcgcttataatctccAAGATGCAGCCTTCAGCCGAACCCTGACATTATATCAGGATTACAAGAGGAAGGAGCTaatgacgggaggaaataggccatattCGATTACGTATCAAGTATcatatgccctatcaaattcccaccACACGAATCTATTTTTGGGAAAAGATTTCATTGAAATCCCAGAAATATGTAAGGAGGTGGCCAAGGCTATTGGCCCGGATCACGTTGAAATCCCACGATTaagggaaatcgacatcgacattGGAGACAAACATGTGCTGAAATACGAGGAAAGTCTCTGA